In Scheffersomyces stipitis CBS 6054 chromosome 8, complete sequence, one DNA window encodes the following:
- a CDS encoding predicted protein (go_function protein kinase activity; ATP binding~go_process protein amino acid phosphorylation): protein IYYGRSVNKVFNQDFIIDKRFKIVKELGHGAYGIVCSAKYDDGSGNDDITTNNNDAAGNSSSSDGSYVAIKKITNIFSKKILCKRSLRELKLLQFFRGHKNITCLYDLDIIPNPLNGEFNEIYLYEELMECDMHQIIRSGQPLTDSHYQSFIYQVLCGLKYIHSADVLHRDLKPGNLLVNADCELKICDFGLARGFSENPEQNAGYMTEYVATRWYRAPEIMLSFTNYSKAIDIWSVGCILAELLGGKPLFRGKDYVDQLNQILLVLGTPKEATLTKIGSVRAQNYVRSLPLMKKVSYSELFPNANPLALDLLEKMLTLDPFERISVEEALSHPYLAVWHDPQDEPECQVKFNFKSFETVDNMDDMKQLIIDEVKKFREFVRKPIHEQQQIQLQIQLQQRQIEEQEAAAEAHRKEQLLEQQRQQQQQQQLQDQLNVMDIVETPAFSNNADVQYYQSIPKPQELDEFTFSHGSNSAAANDLYENNSLQYQNSQTPAEFQNQSASDLFRLEEELGFGLD, encoded by the exons ATATACTACGGACGATCCGTCAACAAGGTGTTCAACCAAGACTTCATTATAGACAAACGGTTCAAGATCGTAAAGGAGCTTGGCCATGGAGCCTATGGTATAGTATGCTCCGCCAAATACGACGATGGATCCGGCAACGACGACATCACCACCAACAATAATGATGCTGCTGGCAACTCGTCATCATCTGATGGATCGTACGTGGCCATAAAGAAAATCACCAatatcttttccaaaaagaTATTGTGCAAACGGTCGCTCCGTGAGCTAAAGTTGCTCCAGTTCTTCCGCGGTCACAAGAACATCACCTGCTTGTACGATTTGGACATCATTCCCAATCCGTTGAATGGTGAGTTCAACGAAATCTATTTGTACGAAGAGTTGATGGAGTGTGACATGCACCAGATTATCCGGTCGGGACAGCCACTCACCGATCTGCATTACCAATCTTTCATCTACCAGGTGTTGTGCGGTCTCAAATACATTCATCTGGCCGACGTGTTACATCGGGACTTGAAGCCGGGCAATCTCTTGGTTAATGCTGATTGTGAGTTGAAAATCTGTGACTTCGGGTTAGCCCGAGGCTTCTCGGAGAACCCCGAACAGAATGCCGGTTACATGACAGAATACGTAGCTACCAGATGGTACAGAGCCCCTGAGATCATGTTGAGTTTCACCAACTACTCGAAGGCTATTGATATCTGGTCTGTAGGTTGTATTTTGGCTGAACTCTTAGGAGGAAAGCCTCTTTTCCGCGGAAAGGACTACGTAGACCAATTGAACCAGATTCTATTGGTATTAGGCACTCCGAAAGAAGCCACTTTGACCAAGATCGGTTCTGTGCGAGCACAGAACTACGTCAGGTCACTTCccttgatgaagaaggtgaGTTATAGCGAGCTTTTCCCTAACGCTAACCCTTTGGCACTTGACTTACTTGAGAAGATGTTGACTCTTGACCCATTCGAGAGAATTTCGGTCGAAGAAGCATTGAGCCATCCTTATCTTGCCGTGTGGCACGATCCACAAGACGAGCCCGAGTGTCAGGTCAAATTTAACTTCAAATCGTTTGAAACGGTAGACAATATGGACGACATGAAACAATTGATCATAGACGAAGTAAAGAAGTTTAGAGAGTTTGTTCGTAAGCCCATCCACGAACAGCAGCAGATTCAATTACAGATCCAGTTGCAACAGCGGCAAAtcgaagaacaagaagcagCAGCTGAAGCCCACAGAAAGGAACAATTGCTCGAacaacagagacaacaacagcagcaacaacaacttcaagaccAACTCAATGTCATGGATATCGTTGAAACTCCGGCT TTCTCCAATAACGCTGATGTTCAGTACTACCAGTCGATTCCCAAGCCCCAAGAGTTGGACGAGTTCACTTTCTCTCACGGCAGTAACTCAGCTGCTGCTAACGACTTGTATGAGAACAATAGCTTACAGTACCAGAATCTGCAGACGCCAGCTGAGTTTCAGAACCAGTCTGCTTCGGACTTGTTCcgtttggaagaagagttgggATTCGGTCTAGAT
- the AAT3 gene encoding Aspartate aminotransferase (Transaminase A) (AspAT) (go_function transaminase activity~go_process biosynthesis), with protein sequence MVKQEDFDVEQFMDKYETNIVNNMGETCCDSLSVNQLLELISKEKPEVDISLKRKQICDLILDTKATYGHIRGSPDLKSAIAAIYNEDLKTEGISNDNIVVTNGAIGANFLTLYSLVDANDKVIVVSPTYQQLGSVSAVFSQSKVNVIPFELKYENEYLPDLVELKQLIETHFPKLVIINNPNNPTGVVWDNETMEKMVNLCKSKDVWLMCDEVYRPLYHSVKREDQPKSVVNYGYAKTISTGSTSKAFAFAGLRLGWVVTRDKALLDNLFSKRDYNTISVSMVDDSLATLVLQNHKVILKRNYDICLKNIEIVQKEIDHSNGLLSWIRPKSGTTCFIKINIPNLDTYKLCSELAEQHNTLVVPGEVFDNRAGFLRVGFGNSPESIVGGFYELKKWFIKNGYQK encoded by the coding sequence ATGGTAaagcaagaagatttcGATGTGGAGCAATTCATGGACAAGTATGAAACCAACATTGTCAACAATATGGGAGAAACATGTTGTGACTCTTTAAGCGTAAACCAATTGCTTGAGTTGATATCCAAGGAAAAACCCGAAGTCGATATcagtttgaaaagaaagcaaatATGTGATTTGATCTTGGATACTAAGGCCACCTACGGCCATATTAGAGGTTCTCCAGACTTGAAGTCAGCAATAGCAGCAATTTACAACGAAGACTTAAAAACTGAAGGAATTTCTAACGATAATATTGTTGTCACAAATGGTGCTATTGGTGCAAACTTCTTAACATTGTATTCTCTTGTCGATGCTAATGATAAAGTAATAGTTGTCAGCCCCACTTATCAACAATTGGGGAGTGTAAGCGCAGTTTTCTCTCAATCAAAGGTCAATGTGATCCCTtttgaattgaaatatgaaaatgaataCTTGCCTGACTTGGTCGAATTGAAGCAATTAATTGAAACTCATTTTCCTAAGCTAGTAATTATCAACAACCCAAATAATCCTACTGGGGTCGTCTGGGACAACGAAACTATGGAAAAAATGGTAAACCTCTGTAAATCGAAGGACGTTTGGTTGATGTGTGATGAAGTATATCGTCCATTATATCATTCTGtaaaaagagaagatcaGCCAAAATCAGTGGTTAATTATGGATATGCAAAAACAATTTCTACCggttcaacttcaaaggCATTTGCATTTGCAGGGTTGAGATTGGGTTGGGTTGTGACTCGTGATAAGGCTTTGCTTGACAATTTGTTTTCGAAGCGTGATTATAACACGATCTCGGTCTCGATGGTGGATGACAGTCTTGCCACGTTGGTTTTACAAAACCACAAAGTtattttgaaaagaaacTATGATATTTGcttgaagaacattgaAATTGTTCAGAAGGAAATAGACCATTCTAATGGATTGCTTAGCTGGATAAGACCAAAAAGTGGAACAACTTGTTTTATCAAAATTAATATTCCAAATCTCGACACCTACAAATTGTGTAGTGAATTAGCCGAACAACACAATACTTTAGTGGTACCTGGTGAAGTATTTGACAACAGAGCTGGTTTCCTCAGGGTTGGGTTTGGAAATTCTCCTGAAAGCATTGTTGGAGGGTTTTATGAATTAAAAAAATGGTTTATCAAAAATGGTTACCAAAAATAA